One region of Pseudomonas sp. B21-040 genomic DNA includes:
- a CDS encoding transposase, with protein sequence MNVQVRTRFDDGLNLDQIRTRVTVRPQPLIELSGIDPLIAAEIMEASLKNIYVPNKFSLDFIREMLGRASLHNADLFKSETVYVSRIYNPPEVEKFPVCLTGLAGVGKSQTIAALRKVCPPAMDFNCSHFEGSIELISHWYVSARGKSSGKQLLLDVVLGDLEAGKKTNVAKLLVESRRRANLYGVSLAMLDETQHITGSGASKVTDILLTMAAIGLPVIFVSNYSLVHKLLRRNSEDKQRLLSEPRIMLPDHPESQDWKDYISECLRVCNGHIQIGIDVLTTELYRSTFGIKRLAVQLLKLAYIECRSAGRKSINLADVSKAFRSSAYSSNSQDVQQLQLQSLQPRITGTHLDLRCPFDLPVDRNSNVVNFAREDRDNRMNAAVFDSALNEKERMAMKHIGLLPGDVTRSSKQNRPPPVPKVSDEEMTKSFFEIVGSLKQTTKPRKPR encoded by the coding sequence ATGAACGTACAAGTAAGAACTCGTTTTGACGATGGTCTGAACTTGGACCAAATCCGAACTCGGGTAACGGTTAGGCCTCAACCACTCATTGAGTTGAGCGGTATTGATCCTCTTATCGCTGCAGAAATTATGGAGGCTTCTTTAAAGAATATTTACGTGCCTAACAAATTTTCTCTGGATTTCATTAGAGAAATGTTGGGTCGGGCATCTCTCCATAATGCAGATTTGTTTAAAAGCGAAACTGTATATGTTTCCAGAATTTACAACCCGCCCGAAGTAGAAAAATTCCCAGTCTGTTTAACTGGTTTGGCGGGAGTCGGCAAGAGTCAGACTATTGCAGCATTGAGAAAAGTCTGTCCACCGGCTATGGATTTTAACTGCAGTCATTTCGAAGGTTCGATCGAGCTGATTTCTCATTGGTATGTCAGTGCTAGAGGAAAGTCTAGCGGTAAGCAACTGTTGCTAGACGTTGTGTTGGGCGATCTAGAGGCGGGGAAAAAAACGAACGTTGCAAAGTTACTCGTTGAAAGCCGGCGGCGAGCAAATCTATATGGCGTCTCACTCGCAATGCTTGACGAAACTCAGCACATAACCGGATCCGGCGCCTCAAAGGTAACTGACATTCTGTTGACGATGGCTGCTATCGGTCTTCCAGTAATATTCGTTTCTAACTACAGCCTCGTGCATAAGCTACTTCGCCGAAATAGCGAAGATAAACAGAGGCTCCTCTCGGAGCCTCGGATCATGTTGCCTGATCATCCAGAAAGCCAAGACTGGAAAGACTATATAAGCGAGTGCCTTCGGGTCTGCAATGGTCACATTCAGATTGGGATTGATGTCCTAACCACAGAGCTTTATCGTTCTACTTTTGGGATTAAGCGGCTTGCTGTACAGCTCCTTAAGCTTGCTTACATAGAGTGCCGCAGCGCTGGCAGAAAATCTATAAACCTCGCCGATGTGAGTAAGGCATTTCGTTCTAGTGCGTATTCAAGCAATTCGCAGGATGTCCAACAGCTACAGCTTCAGTCGCTGCAGCCTCGTATCACCGGCACCCATTTGGATCTGCGATGTCCATTCGATCTTCCAGTTGATAGAAACTCCAATGTCGTGAATTTCGCTCGTGAGGATCGAGACAATCGCATGAACGCAGCGGTCTTCGACTCAGCACTGAATGAAAAAGAGCGAATGGCAATGAAGCATATTGGGCTGCTACCAGGTGACGTTACACGATCTAGTAAGCAAAACCGCCCTCCGCCGGTACCTAAGGTTTCAGATGAAGAAATGACAAAATCTTTTTTCGAAATCGTAGGCTCCTTAAAACAGACAACGAAGCCGAGGAAACCTCGATGA
- a CDS encoding transposase translates to MLGANLITLARIEFEDALEQGLLLEVGAVDKFPPWLSKIQGVSIQQLESRRHSAKETYDQKVNKRFAAISDLVLRTDEILSCDDPDAFINAHAKSTHPVQNTVRLRLWFYTYIIFGHNKWALMPPLHRIGGWNRLDPARKNKLGSPSRKGKRYGYHSDSEMREKIIEGFIKYKSITKTRDEVYGDVVTKTFGCKSFYSNGSMQFQHPEGKAFPTFNQYRSHVKRYFSPRDLLNELKGQHKARSMSGSAGSFADSITNIYQRVEFDGYYISEKLSGVIEGSAIEGFCVVRAVCGLSGAILGVGFAEAKENMDAYNMALFCMAIGKVKYCKLFGVDIEPWEWPGDGLSGGIIFDRGPAACYPSKPHINWLKAHELTPVYSGQSKATVESSHPRDKKLLGQPSHKHSKFNFVEMSRQEILQAIEDNRSSDASHRMDDDMYRAGIKPTPLGIFNYYDVIGRNSCISMEFDTAVRSFLKTCPACVRRDAVYLYGRKYRSPELEASGIFDLAARNGVINVSVFVLTMCVRHIWVEFNGVLYELEFVRPASAHSGMADISLRDLQEIDQLRRNANADHREEKSAIQQFYGQKIKSLTGKERDAGERKLGRPPKNGAAERDTADFKRFHGKAK, encoded by the coding sequence ATGTTGGGCGCGAATTTAATTACCCTAGCTAGGATCGAATTTGAAGATGCGCTCGAGCAAGGATTGTTGCTGGAGGTCGGTGCTGTAGACAAATTTCCTCCTTGGCTTTCGAAAATTCAAGGTGTTTCTATCCAGCAGTTGGAAAGTCGAAGACATTCTGCAAAGGAAACATATGACCAAAAGGTCAATAAGCGATTTGCAGCCATATCTGATCTTGTTTTACGTACAGATGAAATTCTATCTTGTGATGATCCTGACGCTTTTATTAATGCGCACGCTAAATCAACGCATCCGGTACAGAATACAGTGCGACTGAGATTGTGGTTCTACACGTATATTATATTTGGACATAACAAGTGGGCGTTAATGCCTCCATTACATCGCATTGGCGGTTGGAATCGCCTTGATCCGGCACGAAAAAATAAGCTGGGCAGCCCTTCGCGGAAAGGTAAGCGCTATGGGTATCATTCTGACTCCGAAATGAGGGAAAAGATAATAGAAGGATTTATAAAATATAAGTCTATTACTAAGACAAGGGACGAAGTTTATGGTGATGTGGTTACCAAAACATTCGGATGCAAATCATTTTATTCAAATGGTTCTATGCAGTTTCAGCACCCTGAGGGCAAGGCTTTTCCCACGTTCAATCAGTATAGATCTCACGTTAAACGGTATTTTAGTCCGCGAGATCTTCTAAATGAGTTAAAAGGCCAACACAAAGCAAGATCAATGTCGGGATCTGCGGGAAGCTTTGCTGATAGCATTACTAATATATATCAGCGCGTTGAGTTTGATGGATATTACATATCTGAAAAGCTTAGCGGGGTTATCGAGGGGAGCGCAATTGAGGGCTTTTGTGTAGTACGTGCTGTATGCGGTTTGTCGGGTGCCATACTGGGTGTAGGATTTGCCGAGGCTAAAGAGAATATGGATGCTTACAATATGGCGTTGTTTTGTATGGCCATAGGTAAAGTTAAATATTGTAAGCTCTTCGGGGTTGATATAGAGCCGTGGGAATGGCCAGGTGATGGGCTTTCAGGCGGCATCATATTTGATCGAGGGCCCGCTGCGTGTTACCCCAGTAAGCCACATATCAACTGGCTGAAAGCTCACGAGCTTACTCCAGTTTATTCTGGACAATCCAAAGCAACCGTAGAATCTTCTCATCCTAGGGATAAGAAATTATTAGGTCAGCCTTCGCATAAGCATAGCAAGTTTAATTTCGTTGAGATGTCTCGGCAGGAGATTTTGCAGGCAATAGAAGACAATCGTAGTTCAGATGCATCCCACCGGATGGACGACGACATGTATCGAGCCGGTATCAAGCCCACACCGCTCGGTATTTTCAACTATTACGACGTTATTGGTCGTAACTCGTGTATCAGCATGGAGTTTGATACGGCGGTAAGATCATTTCTAAAAACATGTCCCGCATGTGTAAGAAGAGATGCAGTCTATTTATACGGACGCAAATACAGATCTCCGGAATTAGAGGCTAGTGGAATATTCGATTTGGCAGCAAGGAACGGCGTCATTAATGTCAGTGTCTTTGTGTTGACGATGTGTGTTAGGCATATATGGGTTGAGTTCAATGGGGTTTTGTACGAACTAGAATTTGTCCGACCTGCTAGTGCGCACTCAGGGATGGCGGATATTTCATTGCGGGATCTACAGGAAATTGACCAATTACGACGTAATGCAAATGCGGATCATAGGGAAGAAAAGTCAGCAATTCAGCAATTCTACGGACAAAAGATCAAAAGCCTGACCGGAAAAGAACGGGATGCTGGGGAGCGAAAACTTGGGAGACCCCCTAAAAACGGAGCGGCTGAGCGTGATACGGCAGACTTTAAGCGATTTCATGGAAAAGCCAAATGA
- a CDS encoding AraC family transcriptional regulator has product MLHSHLTTLNAVSLVLNTFKAEGLSSEALLAGSGISAADLSRADTRITTNQEMLVCANAVALRHDIGLELGRRMHVSSYGMLGYALLTSATLGDALQLALHYPALLGTLFELSLEEDNERIWLTAGDYRENPALAPFNVEFCLVSMKVTCEDLLGRPLPLLGARFEYLAPDYQARYTERFDCPLQFDAASNAFAFDKSWLDQPLPLADAITHQAMAERCRKQNTEFTGRQAWLGRIRQLLATQLSAAPGLDGLAEQLNCSARTLRRHLKDLGCSYQELLDELRFEQAKRMLCEDQLPIYRIAEALGFSETASFRHAFVRWSGVAPSQFRPHR; this is encoded by the coding sequence ATGCTCCACTCCCACCTCACCACCCTCAACGCTGTCTCTCTGGTGCTCAACACCTTCAAGGCCGAAGGCCTTTCCAGCGAGGCATTACTGGCCGGCAGCGGTATCAGTGCGGCAGACCTGAGTCGGGCGGACACGCGTATCACGACCAACCAAGAGATGCTGGTGTGCGCCAATGCTGTCGCGTTACGCCACGACATTGGCCTGGAGCTGGGCCGGCGAATGCACGTTTCGTCCTACGGCATGCTCGGGTACGCCTTACTCACCAGCGCCACTTTAGGTGACGCCTTGCAACTGGCACTGCACTATCCGGCGCTGCTGGGAACGCTGTTCGAACTGAGCCTGGAAGAAGATAACGAACGCATCTGGCTCACCGCTGGCGACTATCGGGAAAACCCGGCACTGGCACCGTTCAATGTCGAATTTTGCCTGGTGTCGATGAAAGTCACCTGCGAAGACTTGCTCGGCCGACCTTTGCCGCTACTGGGTGCACGCTTCGAGTACTTGGCACCGGACTATCAGGCACGCTACACCGAACGTTTCGACTGCCCCTTGCAGTTCGACGCCGCGTCCAACGCCTTTGCTTTCGACAAAAGCTGGCTGGATCAGCCCCTGCCGCTGGCCGACGCCATTACCCACCAGGCCATGGCCGAACGCTGCCGCAAGCAAAACACCGAATTCACCGGGCGTCAGGCCTGGCTGGGGCGTATCCGCCAACTCCTCGCCACCCAGTTGAGCGCGGCGCCGGGCCTGGACGGTCTGGCCGAACAGTTGAATTGTTCGGCGCGTACTTTGCGACGACATCTCAAGGACCTGGGATGCAGCTATCAGGAACTGCTCGATGAGCTGCGGTTCGAACAGGCCAAGCGAATGCTCTGCGAGGATCAACTGCCGATCTACCGGATTGCCGAGGCATTGGGGTTCAGCGAGACCGCGAGTTTCCGCCATGCGTTTGTGCGCTGGAGCGGCGTGGCGCCGAGTCAGTTCAGGCCACACCGATAA